A genomic segment from Geitlerinema sp. PCC 7407 encodes:
- the nusA gene encoding transcription termination factor NusA, with translation MSMVNLPGLAEMIDGISRERNLPKHAVQAALREALLKGYERYRRTMRMSAGGLNFDEDYFNNFEVELDIESEGFRVLSTKTIVDSDSLINPDHQISLQEVQEVAAEAQLGDTVVLDVTPDQADFGRMAAIQTKQVLAQKLRDQQRKLIQEEFQDLEGTVLQARVLRFERQSVIMAVTSSYGQPEVEAELPKREQLPNDNYRANATFKVFLKKIYEGSHRGPQLMVSRADAGLVVDLFATEVPEIEDEVVRIVAVAREANPPSRHVGPRTKIAVDTLERDVDPVGACIGARGSRIQVVVNELRGEKIDVIRWSPDPATYIANALSPARVEEVRLVDPDARQTHVLVAEDQLSLAIGKEGQNVRLAARLTGWKIDIKDIAKYDYDAETAKIDALMAARQAEEEEALEAFEAEGQAAIEDEIEYEMDDDLAPESEAAEPVEDEAETLSEDEAIAEEADAEADDDSEE, from the coding sequence ATGTCAATGGTTAACCTGCCAGGCCTGGCTGAAATGATCGATGGGATCAGCCGCGAGCGCAACCTGCCCAAGCACGCGGTCCAAGCCGCTCTCCGAGAAGCTCTGCTCAAGGGGTATGAGCGCTATCGGCGTACCATGCGCATGTCTGCGGGTGGCCTCAACTTCGATGAAGACTACTTCAACAACTTCGAAGTCGAGCTAGATATCGAAAGCGAAGGCTTCCGCGTCCTCTCCACCAAGACCATCGTCGATAGCGATAGCCTCATCAACCCTGACCACCAGATTTCGCTCCAGGAGGTTCAGGAGGTTGCAGCCGAGGCTCAGCTAGGCGACACCGTCGTGCTCGATGTCACGCCGGATCAGGCCGACTTTGGCCGCATGGCCGCCATCCAGACCAAGCAAGTGCTCGCCCAAAAACTTCGGGATCAGCAGCGCAAGCTAATTCAAGAAGAGTTTCAAGATCTTGAAGGCACTGTCCTCCAGGCGAGAGTGCTGCGCTTTGAGCGCCAGTCTGTGATCATGGCCGTTACCAGCAGCTATGGCCAGCCCGAGGTCGAAGCCGAGCTGCCCAAGCGAGAACAGCTCCCCAACGACAACTACCGCGCCAACGCCACCTTCAAAGTCTTCTTGAAGAAAATCTATGAGGGATCCCACCGCGGCCCTCAGCTCATGGTGTCTCGGGCAGACGCGGGCTTGGTGGTGGACCTGTTTGCCACAGAGGTTCCCGAAATTGAAGATGAGGTGGTGCGCATTGTGGCCGTCGCCCGCGAAGCCAATCCTCCTTCGCGGCATGTTGGCCCCCGCACCAAGATTGCGGTTGATACCCTAGAGCGAGACGTGGATCCTGTGGGCGCCTGCATTGGCGCGCGCGGTTCGCGGATCCAGGTGGTGGTCAATGAGCTGCGAGGTGAAAAAATCGACGTGATTCGCTGGTCTCCGGACCCGGCAACCTACATCGCCAATGCGCTGAGCCCGGCGCGAGTGGAGGAGGTGCGTCTGGTGGATCCGGATGCGCGTCAAACCCATGTGCTGGTGGCTGAAGATCAGCTCAGCTTGGCGATCGGTAAAGAGGGGCAAAACGTCCGTCTGGCTGCTCGTTTGACCGGTTGGAAAATTGACATCAAAGACATTGCCAAGTACGACTACGACGCTGAAACGGCGAAGATTGACGCTCTCATGGCAGCGCGTCAAGCCGAAGAAGAGGAAGCGCTAGAAGCGTTTGAGGCTGAGGGGCAGGCGGCGATCGAAGACGAAATCGAATACGAAATGGACGATGATCTGGCCCCGGAGTCTGAGGCGGCTGAGCCGGTTGAGGACGAGGCTGAAACGCTCTCCGAGGATGAGGCGATCGCCGAAGAGGCAGATGCGGAGGCCGACGACGACTCAGAAGAGTAA
- the rimP gene encoding ribosome maturation factor RimP produces MVHPLVPQIIDLAVPVAENLGLEVVGVVFHTNQNPPVLRVDIRNLQQDTGLDDCERMSRAFEEVLDSVDLIPDRYVLEVSSPGIARQLITDREFISFKGFAVIVELTEPFNGHKTWTGQLVQRDEESLSLNLKGRTLTLPRSLVATVQLDERR; encoded by the coding sequence ATGGTGCACCCACTCGTTCCTCAAATCATTGATCTGGCCGTACCAGTTGCTGAGAACCTGGGCTTAGAGGTCGTTGGGGTTGTGTTCCATACCAATCAAAACCCCCCCGTTCTGCGCGTGGATATTCGGAATTTGCAGCAGGACACGGGCCTTGATGACTGCGAACGAATGAGCCGAGCCTTCGAGGAAGTTCTCGACAGCGTCGATCTCATTCCCGATCGCTACGTGCTAGAAGTGTCGAGCCCCGGCATCGCGCGCCAGCTCATCACCGATCGCGAATTCATTTCTTTTAAAGGATTTGCGGTCATCGTTGAACTTACCGAACCGTTTAACGGCCATAAAACCTGGACGGGGCAGCTGGTTCAGAGGGACGAAGAGTCGCTGTCCCTTAATCTCAAAGGACGCACTTTGACCCTTCCGCGATCGCTCGTGGCCACGGTGCAGCTAGACGAGCGTCGCTAA